One genomic window of Magnolia sinica isolate HGM2019 chromosome 3, MsV1, whole genome shotgun sequence includes the following:
- the LOC131241069 gene encoding transcription factor GTE4-like codes for MASEPLIGGGTDGPRDKHRWAESKVVYTRKSNKGPRPTTQRYQPPSPQTLTPTEDANSSHHQILRSAASDDSSSRHVTRDPPLTAHHNGFDSARRVTISLSSRSRQDLRDLRRRLARELDQVRSLVRKLEAREAHLTGYTHSQLSANNNNNHNVNAVNQVHSEVASGGPRPPHQLSVSVFSNSQCGATSDIVVDKEKRTPKANQHYRNSDFLLGKDRFPPPDKRPKSNGGKKHGGDNYRAAATDRVFKDCSALLSKLMKHKHGWVFNSPVDVKGLGLHDYYSIIKRPMDLGTVNARLSKNWYKSPREFAEDVRLTFQNAMMYNPKNQDVHIMAEQLLKMFEDRWAVIESEHNLHPRRFDVEDAGCSVARRFDAEDMDQSAAHKMRKSPPPELKRTLDRSESTTLPVDSKPVVSVSYTPTGRVAVPKKPKAKDPNKRDMTYEEKQKLSTNLVNLPPEKLDNIVQIIKKRNSDLSQHDDEIEVDIDSFDAETLWELDRFVTNYKKSLSKNKKKNEIVVLAREETAPNNVGEVDPVPEAVEAPKESRTVDEKNVLSSSPVQGEKKGDNANRSSSSSSSSSESGSSSDSDSGSSSASGSDAAHSPRT; via the exons ATGGCATCCGAGCCGTTAATCGGTGGAGGTACGGACGGCCCTCGCGACAAGCACAGATGGGCCGAAAGCAAGGTGGTCTACACAAGAAAGTCCAACAAAGGCCCAAGGCCCACTACACAACGCTACCAGCCACCCTCCCCTCAAACCCTAACTCCCACCGAAGACGCCAACTCGTCTCACCATCAGATCCTCCGCTCTGCCGCGTCTGACGATTCCTCGAGCCGCCACGTCACCCGGGACCCACCTCTAACGGCCCACCACAACGGCTTCGACTCGGCCCGCCGTGTCACCATCAGCCTCTCCTCCCGTTCCAGGCAGGACCTGCGCGATCTCCGCCGCAGGCTTGCTCGTGAGCTCGATCAGGTCCGTTCGCTCGTCCGGAAGCTTGAGgcccgtgaggcccacctgaccGGCTACACGCACTCCCAGCTTTCcgccaacaacaacaacaaccacaatGTCAATGCCGTCAATCAGGTGCATTCCGAGGTCGCGTCGGGCGGCCCTCGCCCACCTCACCAGCTCAGCGTCTCTGTCTTCTCCAACAGCCAGTGTGGCGCCACCAGCGATATTGTCGTAGACAAGGAGAAGCGGACCCCGAAGGCCAACCAGCACTACCGCAATTCGGACTTCCTCCTTGGGAAGGACAGGTTCCCACCCCCAGACAAGAGGCCGAAATCCAACGGCGGCAAGAAGCATGGGGGCGATAATTACAGGGCGGCTGCAACTGACAGGGTCTTCAAGGACTGCAGCGCTTTGCTGTCGAAGCTGATGAAGCACAAGCACGGCTGGGTCTTCAATTCGCCGGTGGATGTCAAAGGTCTCGGCTTGCATGACTACTATAGCATCATCAAGCGCCCGATGGACCTTGGCACTGTGAATGCCCGTCTCAGCAAGAACTGGTACAAGTCTCCAAGGGAGTTTGCGGAGGATGTCAGACTGACGTTCCAGAATGCCATGATGTATAACCCCAAAAACCAGGACGTCCATATCATGGCGGAGCAGCTGCTCAAGATGTTTGAAGATCGGTGGGCCGTTATAGAGTCTGAGCATAATCTCCACCCAAGGAGGTTTGATGTAGAGGACGCAGGTTGCTCCGTCGCCCGCAGGTTTGATGCAGAAGATATGGATCAATCTGCCGCCCATAAGATGAGAAAATCTCCTCCGCCCGAATTGAAGCGGACTCTCGATCGGTCGGAGTCGACTACGCTCCCTGTTGATTCGAAACCGGTGGTGTCGGTGAGTTATACGCCGACTGGGAGGGTGGCTGTACCGAAGAAGCCAAAAGCCAAGGACCCCAACAAGCGGGACATGACGTATGAGGAGAAGCAGAAGCTGAGCACAAACCTTGTGAATTTGCCACCGGAGAAGCTGGATAATATCGTTCAGATCATCAAGAAGAGGAATTCAGACCTCAGCCAGCACGATGATGAGATTGAGGTGGACATTGATAGCTTTGATGCAGAGACTCTGTGGGAGCTTGACAGGTTTGTGACCAATTATAAGAAGagcttgagcaagaacaagaagaagaatgagattgTGGTTCTGGCAAGAGAGGAAACTGCACCCAACAATGTCGGAGAAGTG GATCCAGTCCCTGAAGCTGTTGAGGCCCCAAAGGAAAGTAGAACAG TAGATGAAAAGAATGTCCTGTCTTCATCACCTGTGCAAGGAGAAAAGAAAGGGGACAATGCTAATAGATCGAGTAGTTCAAGCAGCTCTAGCAGTGAATCTGGATCTTCAAGTG ATTCTGACAGTGGAAGTTCCTCTGCATCTGGATCTGATGCAGCGCATTCACCAAGGACTTGA